Proteins encoded by one window of Monoglobus pectinilyticus:
- the csaB gene encoding polysaccharide pyruvyl transferase CsaB, with amino-acid sequence MKVLMATMKLDIGGAETHIVELSKALKRRGIDVYVASAGGAYEKELTDAGIKHFYVPMSDKNPKDVITAYKTLKNIIIDYKIDVVHGHARIPCFILNLIRKSINFRFVTTAHWVFSLKFPYKYITKWGDRSLAVSDDIKKYLIDNYGIKPGNIRVTINGIDTQKFSKNTDYTEVAEEFGLTPEKRRIVYVSRMDIDRSLAAHKLISIAEKLDEKIDDLEILIVGGGNDFENMKTAADNVNNKLNKPLIKYTGSRTDINKLVASGEIFIGVSRAALEAMAAEKPSIIAGNEGYIGIFDQDKLGISIDTNFCCRGCRETDENILYEDIIKLMGLPEAEKTRLGSYSKEVIEKYYSIDTMADDAMKMYVSIIKSEGINDVTNDEFEDIDEYIFPLRKNKTYDVMISGYYGFDNSGDDSILKAIVNNLKELKPDIKILALSNNPKQTKAVYGVDSIHRFNFPKIYLKLKNTSLLISGGGSLIQDITSDKSLAYYLTIIRLAQKCGTKVMLYSNGIGPIQNKHNYAKIKNTLDKVELITLREDSSKKELEKIGVNNSNIIITADPAFTLKPTTDETTDNILLKMGLKEDSEFVCISVRPWKTIGKSFEKTIAATADYIKEKYGIDSVFVPMQCPKDVDISKRISSLATKTGYIAPENLTPPEILGLTARSKIVIGMRLHTLIYAAATCTPIIGLIYDPKINAIMDYIDQKYSISVDNLNPVTITRYIDELILSHDDIVANLKNTTALAKEKALDTAKLAVDLIKN; translated from the coding sequence ATGAAAGTCCTAATGGCAACAATGAAACTAGATATTGGCGGGGCAGAAACTCACATTGTCGAACTTTCCAAAGCGTTAAAACGCCGCGGTATTGATGTCTATGTAGCTTCAGCCGGAGGTGCATATGAAAAAGAACTGACAGACGCCGGGATAAAACACTTTTATGTGCCTATGTCAGACAAAAATCCAAAAGATGTAATAACCGCATATAAAACTTTAAAAAATATCATAATTGATTATAAAATTGATGTGGTTCACGGGCACGCAAGAATACCTTGTTTCATATTAAATCTTATCAGAAAATCAATTAATTTTAGATTCGTCACAACAGCTCATTGGGTTTTCAGTTTAAAATTCCCATATAAATATATAACCAAATGGGGTGACCGCTCGCTAGCTGTAAGTGATGATATAAAAAAATATCTTATTGATAATTATGGTATAAAACCGGGAAATATAAGAGTAACAATCAATGGTATAGATACTCAGAAATTTTCAAAAAATACTGATTATACTGAAGTTGCAGAAGAATTTGGACTAACGCCGGAAAAACGCAGGATAGTATATGTCAGCAGGATGGATATTGATAGAAGTCTTGCTGCTCATAAACTTATTTCTATTGCAGAAAAACTTGATGAAAAGATAGATGATCTTGAAATTCTAATAGTTGGCGGCGGTAATGACTTTGAAAATATGAAAACTGCTGCTGATAATGTAAATAACAAATTAAATAAACCTTTAATCAAATATACTGGAAGCAGAACCGACATAAATAAGCTGGTTGCCAGCGGCGAAATATTTATCGGCGTCAGCCGTGCGGCTCTTGAAGCCATGGCCGCGGAAAAACCGTCTATAATCGCAGGAAATGAAGGATATATCGGTATATTTGACCAAGATAAACTAGGTATTTCTATTGATACTAATTTTTGCTGCAGAGGCTGCCGTGAAACTGATGAAAATATATTATATGAAGATATTATAAAGCTTATGGGCCTTCCTGAAGCAGAAAAAACAAGATTAGGAAGCTATTCAAAAGAAGTTATCGAAAAATATTATTCTATAGATACTATGGCTGATGACGCAATGAAAATGTATGTCAGCATAATTAAAAGTGAAGGTATAAACGATGTTACTAATGATGAATTTGAAGACATTGATGAATATATTTTTCCCTTGCGCAAAAATAAAACTTATGATGTTATGATATCAGGTTACTATGGCTTTGACAACAGTGGTGATGATTCAATATTAAAAGCCATTGTGAACAATCTTAAAGAACTAAAACCCGATATAAAAATACTGGCATTGTCAAATAACCCCAAACAGACTAAAGCTGTTTATGGTGTGGATTCGATTCATAGGTTTAATTTTCCTAAGATTTATTTAAAATTAAAAAACACATCATTACTAATTAGCGGCGGCGGAAGTTTGATTCAAGATATCACCAGCGACAAATCTTTGGCATATTATCTCACTATAATAAGACTTGCCCAAAAATGCGGCACAAAAGTTATGCTGTATTCTAATGGAATAGGACCTATACAAAACAAACACAATTACGCTAAGATAAAGAATACTCTTGATAAGGTTGAATTAATTACTTTACGCGAAGATTCTTCTAAAAAGGAACTTGAAAAAATAGGAGTTAATAACTCAAATATAATTATAACAGCAGACCCTGCTTTTACGCTAAAACCCACTACTGATGAAACAACTGATAATATCTTATTAAAAATGGGGCTAAAAGAAGATTCAGAATTCGTATGTATATCTGTACGTCCTTGGAAAACAATCGGCAAATCTTTTGAAAAAACTATTGCAGCAACTGCTGATTATATAAAAGAAAAATATGGCATTGACAGTGTATTTGTTCCAATGCAGTGCCCTAAGGACGTTGATATTTCGAAAAGAATTTCTTCCCTTGCCACAAAAACCGGCTATATAGCGCCTGAAAATTTGACGCCGCCTGAAATTTTGGGGCTTACTGCACGGTCCAAAATTGTTATAGGAATGCGTCTGCATACGCTTATATATGCAGCCGCCACTTGCACTCCAATAATCGGATTGATATATGACCCGAAAATAAATGCTATAATGGATTATATTGACCAAAAATACAGTATTTCTGTAGATAACCTTAATCCTGTCACGATAACCAGGTATATAGATGAGCTTATTTTATCTCATGACGATATTGTAGCTAATTTAAAAAATACAACCGCATTAGCTAAAGAGAAAGCTCTTGATACCGCAAAACTCGCAGTAGATTTAATTAAAAACTAG
- a CDS encoding ATP-binding protein, with amino-acid sequence MNLFIFNNLNNDDVVTSLLKFKSDGDEDAYYQAARNLISFSKHRLTDGNIIDEYILRLMLEQDNLPNPETIRDFLRQDIKTVYDNLLCIDWDKLCISQDLVPISSIISTPIETGLHGYARSLESMMNSKSREALMGAILAHAEVFGTGSSSAFAALKWEGKSLKGIYNTDPITFDDLCGLEYQKRILIANTESFMCGKPANDVLLTGSSGTGKSSCVKASLNMFKDRGLRLIELKKSDLDDLPLVFRSINNQILKYIIFIDDLSFEPDDMSYKLLKVALDGQAETRGGNVLIYATSNRRNLIKETWADREGGMNDEIHRSEALSERKSLAARFGINLSFLTPTQKEYLNIVSDMLRREDIQMDENIRSKALTWQIQYNGFSGRTAAQFVSNFLSEQ; translated from the coding sequence ATGAATTTATTTATATTCAATAATTTAAATAATGATGATGTTGTAACTTCATTACTTAAATTTAAAAGTGACGGAGATGAAGATGCGTATTATCAGGCGGCACGTAATTTGATCTCCTTCTCTAAACACAGGCTGACAGACGGAAATATTATTGATGAATATATTTTGCGTTTAATGCTTGAACAGGACAATTTACCTAATCCTGAAACAATACGTGACTTTTTGCGTCAGGACATAAAAACTGTTTATGATAATCTTTTATGTATAGATTGGGATAAGCTTTGTATATCTCAAGATCTTGTTCCAATTTCATCCATAATTTCGACACCTATAGAAACCGGATTACATGGATATGCGAGATCTCTTGAAAGTATGATGAATTCAAAATCACGAGAGGCCTTGATGGGCGCAATACTTGCACATGCTGAAGTTTTCGGTACCGGGAGTTCATCAGCATTTGCTGCATTAAAATGGGAAGGAAAATCATTAAAAGGAATTTATAATACAGATCCTATCACATTTGATGACCTTTGCGGTCTTGAATATCAGAAAAGAATACTAATAGCAAATACAGAAAGCTTTATGTGCGGAAAACCTGCCAATGATGTTCTGCTGACCGGAAGCAGCGGCACAGGTAAATCTTCATGCGTTAAAGCTAGTCTTAACATGTTTAAAGACAGAGGTTTAAGACTTATTGAATTAAAAAAGTCTGATTTAGATGATTTGCCGCTGGTTTTCAGAAGCATAAATAATCAAATTTTAAAATATATTATTTTTATAGATGATTTATCTTTTGAACCTGATGATATGAGTTATAAATTATTAAAAGTTGCCCTTGACGGTCAAGCAGAAACCAGGGGAGGAAACGTTCTAATCTACGCTACTTCCAATAGAAGAAACTTGATTAAAGAAACGTGGGCTGACCGCGAAGGCGGTATGAATGATGAAATTCACAGGAGCGAAGCTCTCTCAGAAAGAAAATCTTTAGCAGCACGATTTGGAATAAATTTAAGTTTTCTAACTCCTACACAAAAGGAATATCTCAATATAGTTTCAGACATGTTAAGAAGAGAAGATATTCAAATGGATGAGAATATTCGTTCTAAAGCATTAACTTGGCAAATACAATATAATGGCTTTTCAGGCAGAACCGCCGCTCAGTTTGTTTCAAATTTCCTAAGTGAACAATAA
- a CDS encoding VanW family protein, which translates to MSKYNVNDDFSQDNIDNDILKNASKELENKNSKIIRDNDKEENLKDNSKNKLNSKEENKSSEFVKDNFNDEQTSSTDENNNLKSTADSKNNDDEIKRSPVKNSTIKTKKKNYKTIKIVAASAISLIVLATAGYGIYVNSYSNIMPNTYIENINLGGLTQEEAAEKLSQEYDQNRIQGKTLKFICMGDQSTIDIKNLSMQFEPEKMASDAFQVGRTEAGFFNKLKSYTSSIFSGSKVRPAVSYDEQALTGAINDLCAPHEIEPLGYTFRIGDNNDIVIAKPQDGIKVDMESAIQLVIDQICSFNFGDIEFIPIKTKAPELDLDDFYNYITKPAEDASYAKDDNNKVYVVPGKPQIVVNKSEIKAAIEQPEDDYSIPVQLVNPAVDTEFLQSILYEDTLGTYTTDYSGSSAARAGNIRLASNTINGLELLPGEKFDFNDVVGKRSPDRGYQQAPVYVVKEGKTVSEVDYGGGICQVSSTLFCAINRAGLDVIARTSHSKDVAYVPKGMDATVSWGGPEFIFKNSTNYPVRILIDASGGVLSVRVVGSNVSKPKINLDVQNDGNSITVIKTTTSSDGSTTQETISSKTPPTKEPSSQTTASAEPQQ; encoded by the coding sequence ATGTCAAAATACAATGTCAACGATGACTTTTCACAAGATAATATAGATAATGATATATTAAAAAACGCGTCTAAAGAACTTGAAAATAAAAATTCTAAAATTATTAGAGATAACGATAAAGAAGAAAATTTAAAAGACAATTCAAAAAATAAATTAAATAGTAAAGAAGAAAATAAAAGTTCTGAATTTGTTAAAGATAACTTTAATGATGAACAAACCTCATCTACAGATGAAAATAATAATTTAAAATCAACGGCAGATTCTAAAAATAATGATGATGAAATTAAAAGAAGTCCGGTTAAGAACAGTACTATAAAAACAAAAAAGAAAAATTATAAAACAATAAAAATTGTTGCTGCCTCTGCTATTTCTTTAATAGTTTTAGCAACTGCCGGATATGGAATATATGTCAATAGCTACAGTAATATAATGCCTAATACTTATATTGAAAATATAAATCTTGGAGGGTTAACCCAAGAAGAAGCTGCAGAAAAATTAAGTCAAGAATATGATCAAAATAGAATTCAGGGCAAAACTTTGAAATTTATTTGCATGGGTGACCAATCCACTATAGATATTAAAAACTTATCTATGCAGTTTGAACCGGAAAAAATGGCTAGTGACGCTTTTCAAGTTGGACGAACAGAAGCCGGCTTTTTTAATAAACTTAAATCTTATACTTCAAGCATATTCTCAGGCAGTAAAGTAAGGCCAGCTGTATCCTATGATGAACAGGCGCTTACCGGTGCAATTAATGATTTATGCGCCCCGCATGAGATTGAACCGTTAGGTTACACCTTCAGAATCGGTGATAACAACGATATAGTAATCGCTAAACCTCAGGACGGTATTAAGGTCGATATGGAATCTGCTATACAATTGGTTATTGACCAAATTTGTTCTTTTAACTTTGGTGATATTGAATTTATTCCGATTAAGACAAAAGCTCCTGAACTTGATTTGGACGATTTTTATAATTATATAACCAAACCGGCTGAAGACGCGTCATACGCCAAGGACGATAATAATAAAGTCTATGTTGTTCCGGGAAAACCGCAAATCGTCGTTAATAAGTCGGAAATTAAAGCCGCAATTGAACAGCCCGAAGATGATTACAGCATACCGGTTCAATTGGTTAATCCTGCTGTAGACACTGAATTTCTGCAAAGTATCCTCTATGAAGACACTTTAGGAACTTACACTACCGACTATAGCGGAAGCAGCGCTGCCAGAGCCGGAAATATAAGACTGGCTTCAAACACAATCAATGGTTTGGAATTACTTCCGGGAGAAAAATTTGATTTTAATGATGTCGTTGGCAAACGTTCACCGGACAGAGGTTATCAGCAGGCACCGGTTTACGTAGTCAAAGAAGGTAAAACTGTGAGTGAAGTTGATTATGGCGGCGGAATATGCCAAGTATCATCAACACTTTTTTGCGCAATCAACAGAGCGGGTCTTGACGTTATAGCCAGAACCTCACACTCAAAAGACGTAGCATACGTTCCTAAAGGAATGGATGCCACCGTGTCTTGGGGAGGTCCGGAGTTTATATTTAAAAACAGTACAAATTATCCCGTTAGAATCCTTATTGATGCCAGCGGCGGAGTTCTGTCTGTTAGAGTTGTAGGTTCAAATGTCTCTAAACCTAAGATTAACTTAGACGTTCAAAATGATGGAAATTCTATAACAGTTATTAAAACGACTACCAGTTCAGACGGCAGCACAACTCAAGAAACTATCAGCAGTAAAACTCCTCCAACAAAAGAACCTTCAAGCCAAACTACTGCCTCTGCAGAACCTCAGCAATAA
- a CDS encoding ECF transporter S component encodes MTNEAVKKKNSFKPKSVLSKPVITTRMLVSIALCSAIAYVLMLIEIAIPIVPSFVKFDFSDLPALICAFTFGPLAGVFVELIKNLLHLLTTHTMGVGELSNFILGCCLVIPAGIIYKKNRTRKGALIGMLVGTLCFAAMGFFSNYFIVFPFYINAMGFPMDAIIEMGTKISPILDSELKLIALCITPYNIFKGVIISILTFLLYKRLKPILKGKA; translated from the coding sequence ATGACTAACGAAGCCGTAAAAAAGAAAAATTCATTTAAACCCAAAAGTGTTTTGTCAAAACCAGTTATAACGACAAGAATGCTTGTTTCAATTGCTTTATGCAGTGCGATAGCATATGTGCTAATGCTAATTGAAATCGCAATACCTATTGTACCAAGTTTTGTAAAGTTTGATTTTTCAGACCTTCCGGCTCTCATTTGTGCCTTCACTTTCGGTCCGCTTGCCGGAGTATTTGTTGAATTGATTAAAAATCTTCTGCATTTATTAACAACCCATACAATGGGTGTTGGAGAATTATCAAATTTTATTCTAGGCTGCTGTCTAGTTATACCCGCCGGCATTATTTACAAAAAAAACAGAACTCGAAAAGGAGCTTTAATAGGCATGCTTGTCGGAACACTTTGTTTTGCGGCAATGGGATTTTTCTCTAACTACTTTATAGTTTTCCCGTTTTACATAAATGCAATGGGTTTTCCTATGGATGCAATTATAGAAATGGGAACTAAAATCTCACCTATTCTTGACAGTGAACTAAAACTTATAGCTTTATGTATAACTCCATATAATATTTTCAAAGGCGTTATTATATCAATATTAACATTTTTATTATACAAACGTCTTAAACCAATATTAAAAGGTAAGGCATAA